TCTTTGACTTCTTGCCACTTGAGTTCAGGGTATAACTTCAAACATTCAACGATTTCCACCACTGTCATTATCAGGAGCAACTGACCATCAAAATCGCTGCTGTGGAGGTCAACGTCTGCACTGATGGTGGTACCACTCTTGCCTTAGCGTAAACATTGCGATGAATATCAGTGGCTCTTCTCTGAGCAGATGATACACCCTGTTAAGGACAATATCTGCCTCAGGATGCCTGGAATTTACAAAATCTCATGTGAATGCAGCAGGAATTACATTGGTCAGTCCACCACAGTGCAGAACATCGACAGTACATTAAAAATCATGTGCTGGAGAAATCCGCTGTTGCTGAGCACAGGCTCCCACATACTGGGACTctataattaaagaggctgtagaaataaaaGTGTGTAACAAAACTTTCAACCATGATGGCATATATAATTTTAGCAGTGCTTGGAAGCGACCTCTTGATGCAGAGAAGAGCTACAGATATTCGTCACAATGTTTACACTAAAGCAGGAGTGGTGGCACCACTAGCGCAGACATTGACACCATCTGTGACAACATGATGTAACTACCAACCAATCAGAAGCTGCCTTTGGGCTATACCAGACCACCACAGCAGtgattttgacagtcagttgctcctgatgatGGCAATGGTGAAAATCGTCGAAAGTTCGAGGATTTACCCTGAATTGATCCGGCAATAAGtccaagaatgttttatacaaGACACAATATTTGTAAATTTCATCCATTAACAAATTCATGTGACATCAACACCATGGCAAGACAAATGACAGCTATTTCTCTTTACAGGCAGATAACCACTCATTGTTTAAATACAACTCATTTACCTTTAGAGACATAGCATGTTTACcacctccattttttaaaaatgaaaaaatgtcacaatgttgacttttacAAGAAACTGCTTGACAATTTGATGTCGCAAAACAAGCAACATTAACATGGACCCAAAACAAGTGAGAAAAGCAATAAGATATTGAGTGTATCATTGTAGATGCTCACGAACAACATGGAAACATgactaattaataaaaataaattctttaatGCTAAAGCTAACACTTGTGTTATATAGCATAATGTGTGTACCATTATTAAATCATAAggcaaacaaaacacagttatcTGGAAACTTATCAGTTtaggtctacacacacacacacgcacgcacacacacacacacacacacacacacacacacacacacacacacacacacacacagagagagagagagagagagagagagagagagagagagagaatgattttgttttttttttaaacacaaataACCAAATGTAATCCTCAATTACTCAACTAAATATAGCACTAATGTAGCTGCAAAGAGCACAGTCTCCTTAAATATTACACTTAGTACTTGATAAATATTACTACTTGCAGGCAAGGGAAATGTCCAATTCCAGTGgtattgttggtgtagcagaattcTGTAATTTAAATTGTTTTGGAAAGGtgctgtgttttttttattgttgtatatttGGCTTGTTCTCTCTGTAACCCCAACTTCTCACAGTTGTCTTGTTAGTTCTATATTATTCTTGCAGTGAGACGTtattgtgtcatttttatttttgttcatttttattggtgtgtgtatgtagtgacgcCATGGTCGTCATTTTGTATACGCTGGAAGTAGCCATTTctgccatattgatgatgttaagAGTCAAAGCAGACCGGCGGAATCTGACGCTTCTGTAATGCCGAAATATTGTCACAGATTTATCATATTATCGTTATAAAGTTTTGTTATACATTAGGCCAGCTGTGTTAGTGTGACGCTTAACTTATTTGGGTCAATTTTGTGCTAGTTTATTTTTAAACTCTGAAGTGTTCTTGATATTTGGTATGAGGCAAAAAAAAGGTACTGCAGTTTAAAATCTCCTAGTGAGTTAGGCTGAGATTTCTGGTGCACACATAGTAGCTCAACTGCAGATAACAATACCAAAAGCCAATGCCTACAACCCCAAAAAcgggaatcagacatttcccttgacctatatagctcaccCACAGCTACTGATACTAAAAAACCAACAGCAACAACTCTGAaaagtggaacacacacacacacacacacacacacacacacacacacacacacacacacacacacacacgcgcgcgcgcgctgaCAACTTGACATATACATGTCGGTGGTCCGAGCCGCCGAAACTCTCGGCAGTCTCATGTTGTTGCCACAAATGCGACAGCTAACATTCATCAGTGAAACTGTAGAAACTGTATGACATACGCAGTATCATCACCCGTCTCAAAACATAGTGATAAGACTCGTGAACTTcactgtcatatccatacctaacagaagaagcaatttaaaaaaaattaagagttCTTTCCGTGCAACAAACACCAAACTAATCAAAGCTAACAAAAATgccacaaacacataaacaaaaaaatcTTAATAACTCACTGAAAACGCTCCACAACCCATGTTATCACACCACCTACCTAAACTCAAAACCACTTTCACACGATCACAACGAAAATTCAAATGAGCCCAATACCCCAAGTTAAACTCATCACGTCCACATCCATCACCAGAAGGCACCATGAAATATAACAACACAACATCTACAAATACAACCAACTCAAAAACTCAGTGCCATAGTAACACCATATATCACAGCACTATTATGTCACAGGTCAAAGCACATGGTTGGAATCTGACGGTTCTGTTGACCCATTATTTCTGATGAGtagaaattttatgttttatgaTATTCCAAGGTAGCATAATTTCTGTTAATGGATATTATGTGAGACTCATACACCAAGCTGTTAACAAAAACCACTGCTGATAATATTAGCAGAAAAATTTCCTCTTCTAGTTAAGTTTTCTAGTACAACGGGATCTTGAAGTCACAACAGAGGTTATGTGCAGTCTGCAGGCTTATTTTTGAGGCCTAAGACAGAAGAAATCAGAAGAAGCAAGATTCACGTAGAAGTTGTGAGGGGAGAGTGGCAGGCTTGATTCTTTCTGGATAAAGAGGAATATTTGATACTAGTCACTGGCTTTGACCAGTGATGCAGGAAACATACAAGATAAACCGTCAAGGATATGGTGACTATAACGTGATATCAGAGGTGAATTTATCAAATAGACTAAGCTAAGAGCAATCTGCCACCAGAAGCAGGGttttgctttcacattcattggctttgccaaTGCACAAGCAAACTTTCATCTCCCAATCTAACCTAGGTCAAAGGCtaagctacagacgaatgttgccaCAACCAGTATTTTGCTCCCACATTTGCTGTCTTCGCCAGCTCACAAATGGTAAAAATACACACTAAAAAAAGATGTCACAGCAGCCTTTAGCATTACATCACTGGTCAACATGTAAGATTAGCTTCTTTCTTACAGTACAGCCACTACGTCTATGCCTCGTACTTCATATCAAGCTTTTACACTCACAACAGAAGCCATGGCTAACACCCCCAAATAGATCAAGAACTGCCTTAACACACGTTCAAATTCAAACAGTCTGAGTAAAGCACAACAAAATGAAACAGTTCATTTGACAATATCAACATTTGTTTATCATTAAGGGCAgtaatctgacacacacacacacacacacacacacacacaggcacagagagagagagagagagagagagagagagagagagagagagagagtagcaaaGGCTGCGCCAGTACATAAACTTGCTTCCATTAAGCTGACAAACATTTTAGTGTAACACTGCCATTTATAACAAATATGCCATTTATAATAAATATACATCTAGATATGTGAGACAACCCTAAAAGATCAGAATGAACTATACTTGATTCCAACACATGTCCAGATGTGGCTGCAGCTCATGATTTTCATACAGGTGAACAACTGTGAAGTTGGTACAAATGTGCCCAAATTGTTTAATTCTAGAGAgtcctacagactttttttttctcCCAATTAGATTTCAAAATACATGGTGTTGGCAGTTCTAACACACACATTGCAAAAGCTGTCCTAATGCACCTCAAGATGGCaatgaaaattgcaaagaacttatGAGCAACCGGAAGTAACAAAATGTTTTACACTCTTATTTCATCTAATCGTTAGGTGGTGATACTTATAGTACCGTATTCTGGTGCAGCCTAGGGAGACATTTAAAATCTTAGCATGCATTTTCCACCATTCATAGAATCTCTACTGCCAGAAACAAAaaaggggtcgacagaagcgtccgatcccacgcgtctgctttgacccgtgacgtaagggtgttgtgtgtgacgtcatgacgccGCGGAGttaggtttgtgagtgtggcgtgtttgtagatgtcgtcgtgttgtggtttgttgtgctctttggtggtatgttcagggtttttgtttgtgtggtgtaatgggctcagtttgcttttgctcattatacagaattgttcgagtgtcggctgtgtttgtagtgtaattcatttcagtgagttaacgattttgtgtgaaggttaatttagtgttgttcgctgtaaatcgcgtggtaattttagtaaaattaatctgtTGTTTATGTTCACGAATGGATATGacagataaaattaacagtgcgcaggtcaagggaagtgttagatcccaatgtgtggctgtgtctgttgatattggtatcgagagatgtttttgagctatataggacaagggaagtgtttgatcctaatttatgggatcgggagctgctgttgagctatacaggtcaagggaagtgtccgattccagatgatattgtgtttagtggtatttgtggagttttgtgttggttttttttgtcgttttgtgtggtttgtatgggggtgggtgtctaaatttgtttatatttagtttgcccccacccaaaaacaccccatttcccgcgcttgtcccattagtgtcattaggctttttgttgaaagtgtgtgcgtttgtttttcgatgtattttcgacctcataatgtgtacgtaccgactttatatgcgcgATATTGGAATCATGGTTAatggtcatttccgccatatttgtgatgtcatgggtcaaagcagacaggcgggatcggacgcttccatattTCCCAAAAAAGTAGATATCTCCAACACTATCAAAACAATATTAAACATCGAATAGTGAGGTGTCACAGCATAATAGAGAGATACAGAAATGAAAACTGAAGAGTGGTGGTTCACCCACTCTAGATTCCTTTATACTGTAAGCAGTGGAATGTGAAAATCATATAGAGGTTTGCATGACTATCTGAAGTTCATGGGGATGAGCCATCTATAAGGCCATGAGAACTGTACTCTAGAAACCGTGACCTCAAACTCTGCTACATGGAGATAACTGGCATTTAAAGAGACAGCCTCAAAACTAGTTACTACCTGTCTGAAAAACAGCATTCGGTATCAACAGTTCTATGAAAGTTGACAGTGATTATTAAAACCCACCTGGCAAATATTTGAATTACTTCTTGGTAATTTAaaccaaaaatatattttcatatatCTTCTGACATAGCTATTGTTTGAGCCTTTAACACAAGCCACTCATGTCCAGATTTATACCTTAGAAGTAGATTATACACATACTTAACAGTTTAGTATGAAAGCTCTCAACTGTTAGGAGTAATGTCTGCAAGAAGTGGAAATAATGTGCTATACAAATAAGTTAAATTTATACATGAAAATCTGAGGTTCATTACTGTATTTATTGAAACCCACAATCTCTTTAAACATGATCCTATGTATTATGTTCACTTATATGTACGGTAACTAAAGTGAAGATCAGTTTTCTATATTTTATTTACTAGATGTAGCAGGTACATTACAGTTCCTTTGTAACAAGCACATATTTGACTAACAAATGTCAAAAAGGGTCTATTGTACAGTGCCACAACTATATAATTAATATGTAAAATCAATTACGCCAACAGAGTGAAATTAGCAGTATTTATCTTTCCAAGTGTTTCTACAAAAGTAGCAGCCTGTTCACCTTCATCAGCTATAGTAAGCTTTGCCACCAGTTAACTGGCCAGTTGCCTGTAACAAAGTGCCATTGACACGAAGCATACAATGAAACCTCCAAGGGTATGTACTACTGCTTGCTAGTTGCCTGGTAACTTAGCTTGCCACAATAAGATTTGACAGCTGATGTATCACCGTTTGTTTTACATATTAATTGTATAGCTGCGAAAACACAAAATGGACCCTCGAACATCCTGCGTAACCATGCAAGAGATTGTTACCTTGATGCTAGTGAATCTGTGACATTAACACCACAACTGATGAAGCCTGTATGGAGACATGATTAGCTACTTTTTACATATTATCCTACGACTGATGTCTCATTTGATAATACTTGGAAGTACAGGGAACAGCTTTGGTCATGCCTGAAACACGCTACTTTTTTTTGGGTATAATTGCAGCAGCACACAGCTGAGACAGAATCACTTGTTTTGCATAAACGTCGCAATGCTTGTttcacagaaacacacacagataCTAAGGAACAGGTAGAAGTGCAGGGGAGGGAGAGGTAACTACTGACTTCATGCACGTACATCAAGTTAACAATACACACCATTTTCGTATTTTTAAATTGATATGAGACCCTAAAAAAATTCGTTAAACTGAAAGTCTGGCAACTAACTTTGTACTGTTGAGTATCATAGTCCATTCTCTAATCCTTTGTTGCAAATTGCGATGTTTGAGTGTTTCAACTTCGGAGGAAATAAAAACTATAAATATAATCTGCCAGCAACAACATATTTTTGGATTTAACTCACATTTTTTCGGTTGGTAATGTTGTTTCATGAATAACTCTCTTTCACCTTCCTCTAGCAGCACTCTGGCTTCTCTCATATCTTTCACATTGCGATTTTCGTCAAATCGATGGCGTAGGAGAACTGCTTGGTATCGAAACGCTGGActgaagagaaaaataaataaaggccGGACTCTTTATAAATATTATTACGACTACAAATATGAAAATTCGCCACGCAGGACACTGGTGGCAACAGAGATTTCGTTATTCCGCTTTACTAACCGCCTGTCGTAAAATGACTCCAAATTTCTTAGAGCTCGTTTATAAAGACTGCATACTTTCCTAGTGTGGGACACCAACTCCATTGGTATCGCCATATTCTAAAGTAATCTGGCACAAAATACCAGCTGATAGTACCGTGTATGAACGCACCACGGTCGGATAGGTTATGATCGTCAGTTGTTCCATGGGAGAGACTGGTGGTACCATCTGTTTCAATCGTTTGtcagttgtttgtttgtttattaatTCGAAATGTATGTTGTTATGGCTTACTAATACAAAACCCCGATTATGGCATTTATAAAAAGTAACATTATGGTTACCCGTAAGCGAGGTATTTGAACAATAGCTAATAAGTAAATATGATTCTCGTATTTCTACTAAATATGACTGGCTGCTGGAAATGCCACCACCAATCATTTACACTACTGTCCCCAATCTACCGCTGTTTTTAAATGATACAAGCTCGTATGTTGTGGAAATCTTTAAGACGAAACTGAACCTGGACGAGTATTCCTCGATGCCACAATCACTGGCAGAGGACGAGGTTCCTAAACAAAGCAAACGAAAGGTAAGACAAAGCGTCACGCGTGAAATGTTATTTGCCTGCACACTTTGATCTTGTGATTAAGTGTATATCCCTTCGTAGACAAAGAGAAGATGCAGCTCTGCAAACCAGACACATGAAGATAGGAGAAATTCCAGTAGAGAAGATAGCCCAGTTCGTGATGTGTCTCCGGGGTGCAACCGGCACCGACATCAGAAGCAGAAGCTGCATAGAGTCATGGTTCACGCAACTGCTGAAGGACCATTATCTCCCACAGCTGGATCAAAGCGGTATGTTCAAACAGTTTTGAAAACCATTACTGAATTAATTTCGTTTTAGAAGCGGCCCCGTGAGTTTCCAGAAGAATGTATGTTTGCAGTTGTTATTCCAAACTTCAAGTACTTATTCAAGTGCGTACTTGAAAACGTCAAATTTATGTCGGTAACATACCTTTTACTTTTTAGATTTATGGTGATCTTATGTTAGAGAGAGTCTTGTTATAAAATACTATTTGTTCTTGAGTTTATAGGACAAAAAGTACATCATCATCAACAAATTTACTGTACCTATGTATG
This genomic interval from Schistocerca serialis cubense isolate TAMUIC-IGC-003099 chromosome 8, iqSchSeri2.2, whole genome shotgun sequence contains the following:
- the LOC126416043 gene encoding NADH dehydrogenase [ubiquinone] 1 beta subcomplex subunit 9, which produces MAIPMELVSHTRKVCSLYKRALRNLESFYDRRPAFRYQAVLLRHRFDENRNVKDMREARVLLEEGERELFMKQHYQPKKFARSPGGVAYAREVEPPDWVLDYWHPLEKAQYPEYFARREQRKKQFIEWWEKQYGKPTQESSGHH